A genomic stretch from Edaphobacter aggregans includes:
- the gyrA gene encoding DNA gyrase subunit A yields MADDQNPQLPLGSNPDNPNGPDNTVQGRGAAFLLPVNIEDEMRRSYLDYSMSVIIGRALPDVRDGLKPVHRRILYGMQEMGLQFNKKYTKSAKVVGHVMGNYHPHGDSAIYDTMVRLAQPFSLRYPLVDGQGNFGSVDGDPPAAMRYTESRMTRIAGEMLADIDSDTVDFTPNYDESTLEPTVLPGRIPNLIVNGSGGIAVGMATNIPPHNLTEVINACIALINDPRAGIETVLEHVKGPDFPTGGYLYGRAGIPQTYKTGRGRFVMRAKCSIENISGGRQAIIVTEIPYQVNKAKLIERIAELVNEGIITDIARDEFRDESDRDGMRIHIGLKRGAESQIVLNQLYKHTQMQESFSMIFLAVHNGQPKVLPLDQAIRAFLEHRIEVVRRRTAFLLGKARDREHILLGYQIALDHLDNVIKIIRQSGSRAEARERLFQYFSGKSVNLRGTELKGITLDPAKYNVDMTFSTTGTLILSYRQVDAILELQLYRLTQLSIDELLKELAEVRDNIADFESILASEKKLRKVIIKELEEVRDKYGDERRTIIVDETTELQLEDLIADEQVAVTVSNTGYLKRTPISTYRQQRRGGTGRLGMKTRDEDFVAQLIIDSTHAYLLCFTNTGRVYWLKVYEVPDVGAAGKGKAMASLVALQPGEKVVTILPVRDLTEDNKYILFATREGTVKKTALKDFSNVMSRGIIAINIEKDDELITARVTDGHQVIFLATHDGMAIRFNEQDLRPMGRPATGNRGISLRKGDYVIGAAVTPSNEARNKTRLERAAQKGLSNEVEAVIDEVSTSTAATPLELSGDPTELSAPAVSEAAAAKLEKLDKQLGLTPCLMLSVSENGYGKRTDVDQYRLQSRGGKGVINMKATPKIGKVTGINLVDETSELMVISQFGKIIRIDTKSIRAAGRSTSGVKLLDLDADDKVAAAVVIPPEEAKTQPEDGTLLQ; encoded by the coding sequence ATGGCAGACGATCAGAATCCGCAACTCCCCCTTGGCTCCAACCCTGACAATCCAAACGGCCCCGACAACACCGTCCAGGGCCGGGGCGCCGCCTTCCTGCTCCCCGTCAATATTGAAGACGAGATGCGCCGGTCGTACCTCGACTACTCCATGTCGGTCATCATCGGCCGCGCCCTCCCCGACGTCCGCGACGGCCTCAAGCCCGTCCACCGTCGCATCCTCTACGGCATGCAGGAGATGGGCCTCCAGTTCAACAAGAAGTACACCAAGTCCGCCAAGGTCGTCGGCCACGTCATGGGTAACTACCATCCCCACGGCGACTCCGCCATCTACGACACCATGGTCCGCCTCGCCCAGCCCTTCTCCCTCCGCTACCCCCTCGTAGACGGCCAGGGCAACTTCGGCTCCGTCGACGGCGATCCACCGGCCGCCATGCGTTACACCGAGTCCCGCATGACCCGCATCGCCGGCGAGATGCTCGCCGACATCGACTCCGACACCGTCGACTTCACCCCCAACTACGACGAGTCCACCCTCGAGCCCACCGTCCTCCCCGGACGCATCCCCAACCTCATCGTCAACGGCAGCGGCGGCATCGCAGTCGGCATGGCGACCAACATCCCGCCCCACAACCTCACCGAAGTCATCAACGCCTGCATCGCCCTCATCAACGACCCCCGCGCCGGCATCGAAACCGTCCTCGAGCACGTCAAAGGCCCTGACTTCCCCACCGGCGGCTACCTCTACGGTCGCGCCGGCATCCCCCAGACCTATAAGACAGGCCGTGGCCGCTTCGTTATGCGCGCCAAGTGCTCCATCGAGAACATCTCCGGCGGTCGCCAGGCCATCATCGTCACCGAGATCCCCTACCAGGTCAACAAAGCCAAACTCATCGAGCGCATCGCCGAGCTAGTCAACGAAGGCATCATCACCGACATCGCCCGCGACGAATTCCGCGACGAGTCCGACCGCGACGGCATGCGCATCCACATCGGCCTCAAGCGCGGCGCCGAATCCCAGATCGTCCTCAATCAGCTCTACAAGCACACCCAGATGCAGGAGAGCTTCTCCATGATCTTCCTGGCCGTCCACAACGGTCAGCCCAAGGTCCTGCCGCTCGACCAGGCCATCCGCGCCTTCCTCGAACACCGCATCGAAGTCGTCCGCCGCCGCACCGCCTTCCTCCTCGGCAAGGCCCGCGACCGCGAGCACATCCTGCTCGGCTACCAGATCGCGCTCGACCACCTCGACAACGTCATCAAGATCATCCGCCAGTCCGGCAGCCGCGCCGAAGCTCGCGAGCGCCTCTTCCAATACTTCTCCGGCAAGTCCGTCAACCTCCGCGGCACCGAGCTCAAAGGCATCACCCTCGACCCGGCCAAGTACAACGTCGACATGACCTTCTCGACCACCGGCACCCTGATCCTCAGCTACCGCCAGGTCGACGCCATCCTTGAGCTGCAGCTCTACCGCCTCACCCAGCTCTCCATCGACGAGCTCCTCAAAGAGCTGGCCGAAGTCCGCGACAACATCGCCGACTTCGAGTCCATCCTCGCCTCGGAGAAGAAGCTCCGCAAAGTCATCATCAAGGAGCTCGAAGAGGTCCGCGACAAGTACGGCGACGAACGCCGCACCATCATCGTCGACGAAACCACCGAGCTTCAGCTCGAAGACCTCATCGCCGACGAGCAGGTCGCCGTCACCGTCTCCAACACCGGCTACCTCAAGCGCACGCCCATCTCCACCTACCGCCAGCAGCGTCGCGGAGGCACCGGCCGCCTCGGCATGAAGACCCGCGATGAAGACTTCGTCGCGCAGCTCATCATCGACTCGACGCACGCCTATCTCCTCTGCTTCACCAACACCGGCCGCGTCTACTGGCTCAAGGTCTACGAAGTCCCCGACGTCGGCGCCGCAGGCAAGGGTAAGGCCATGGCCTCGCTCGTCGCGCTCCAGCCCGGCGAAAAAGTCGTGACCATCCTCCCCGTCCGCGACCTCACCGAGGACAACAAGTACATCCTCTTCGCCACTCGCGAAGGCACCGTCAAGAAGACCGCCCTCAAGGACTTCTCGAACGTGATGTCCCGCGGCATCATCGCCATCAACATCGAGAAGGACGACGAGCTCATCACCGCCCGCGTCACCGACGGCCACCAGGTCATCTTCCTCGCCACCCACGACGGCATGGCCATCCGCTTCAACGAGCAGGACCTCCGCCCCATGGGCCGTCCCGCCACCGGCAACCGCGGCATCTCTCTCCGCAAGGGCGACTACGTCATCGGCGCCGCCGTCACCCCATCCAACGAGGCCCGCAACAAGACCCGCCTCGAGCGCGCCGCACAAAAGGGCCTCTCCAACGAGGTAGAAGCCGTCATCGACGAGGTCTCCACCTCCACCGCCGCCACCCCACTCGAGCTCTCCGGCGACCCCACCGAGCTATCCGCTCCCGCCGTCTCCGAAGCCGCCGCCGCCAAGCTCGAAAAGCTCGACAAGCAGCTCGGCCTCACCCCCTGCCTCATGCTCTCGGTCTCCGAGAACGGCTACGGCAAGCGCACCGACGTCGACCAGTACCGTCTCCAGTCACGCGGCGGCAAGGGCGTCATTAATATGAAGGCGACCCCCAAGATCGGCAAGGTCACCGGCATCAACCTCGTCGACGAGACCAGCGAGCTGATGGTCATCAGCCAATTCGGCAAGATCATCCGTATCGACACCAAATCCATCCGCGCCGCAGGCCGCAGCACCAGCGGAGTAAAGCTCCTCGACCTCGACGCCGACGACAAGGTAGCCGCCGCCGTAGTCATCCCCCCAGAAGAAGCAAAAACCCAACCAGAAGACGGAACGCTGCTGCAATAG
- a CDS encoding PEP-CTERM sorting domain-containing protein, whose amino-acid sequence MRRTCLLFNPATALIIATCAVIATIPAHADTIGWAKWTADTAGTPGSATGSIGSIGITYSGQTSALLTSYPSWTPVATFTGGVVGNAPPAANNSIQIEGGSPITETITFSTPVADPIFAVWSLGAPGAFAEFNFNASEPFTVQGGGPSAEFGGTALTIVGESVQGREGNGVIQFSGTFTSITFTTPDFEDYYAFTVGEDQTLTDQLPPPVPVSSAVPEPGVLSLFGLGLTALPFARRLSHLRS is encoded by the coding sequence ATGCGGCGAACATGCCTGCTTTTTAATCCCGCGACTGCGCTTATCATCGCTACCTGCGCAGTCATTGCAACGATTCCTGCACACGCCGACACCATCGGCTGGGCCAAGTGGACCGCCGACACCGCCGGTACCCCGGGCTCTGCCACCGGCTCCATTGGGAGCATCGGCATCACCTACTCCGGCCAAACCAGCGCTCTACTGACCAGCTATCCGAGTTGGACCCCGGTCGCCACCTTTACCGGGGGCGTCGTCGGCAACGCACCACCCGCCGCCAACAACTCCATTCAAATTGAAGGCGGATCACCCATCACCGAGACCATCACCTTCTCCACTCCAGTCGCCGATCCCATCTTCGCCGTCTGGAGCCTCGGTGCGCCAGGCGCATTCGCCGAGTTCAACTTCAACGCGTCCGAGCCCTTCACCGTCCAGGGCGGCGGTCCCTCCGCAGAATTCGGCGGCACAGCCCTCACCATCGTCGGTGAAAGCGTACAAGGACGCGAAGGTAACGGTGTCATCCAGTTCAGCGGCACCTTCACTTCCATCACGTTCACCACGCCCGACTTCGAGGACTACTACGCCTTCACCGTAGGCGAGGATCAAACGCTAACCGATCAACTCCCTCCTCCTGTACCGGTCTCTTCAGCCGTTCCCGAACCCGGTGTCCTTTCGCTCTTCGGCCTCGGCCTCACGGCACTTCCCTTTGCGCGGAGGCTTTCGCACCTCCGCTCGTAA
- a CDS encoding PEP-CTERM sorting domain-containing protein — protein MKLLRLGLPSLSALILSVAVTAAIPAQADTISWATWSSVTSGNPGSATGTIAPGITVTYSGQTDALLIGYPSWTPSTSYTSSVIGNAPPADGNAVKLEGGSSITETITFSSALTNPVLAIWSLGQSNDPTAFDFAASEPFTVVAGGPSTEYNGGSITQSGDNVIGIEGNGVIQFNGTFTTITFTTPDFENYYAFTVGADSSTSPVPEPGALSLVGLGLAALPFARRSLSRLRAS, from the coding sequence ATGAAGTTGCTACGACTCGGTCTGCCCTCTTTATCTGCCCTGATTCTCTCTGTAGCGGTTACCGCAGCAATCCCCGCACAAGCCGATACCATCAGCTGGGCCACCTGGTCCTCTGTAACCTCCGGCAACCCCGGCTCAGCCACCGGCACCATCGCACCCGGTATCACCGTTACCTACTCCGGCCAGACCGACGCCCTGCTGATCGGCTACCCGAGCTGGACCCCCTCGACCAGCTACACCAGCTCCGTCATCGGCAACGCACCACCCGCCGACGGCAACGCCGTCAAGCTCGAGGGCGGATCATCCATCACCGAGACCATCACCTTCTCCTCAGCGCTTACGAACCCCGTTCTGGCAATCTGGAGCCTCGGTCAGAGCAACGATCCCACCGCCTTCGACTTCGCCGCATCCGAGCCCTTCACCGTTGTGGCTGGCGGCCCCTCAACCGAGTACAACGGCGGCTCCATCACCCAGTCCGGCGACAACGTGATCGGTATTGAAGGCAACGGTGTCATCCAGTTCAACGGCACCTTCACCACAATTACCTTCACCACGCCTGACTTCGAGAACTACTACGCCTTCACCGTCGGCGCAGATAGTTCCACGTCTCCCGTTCCCGAACCGGGCGCACTGTCGCTCGTCGGCCTCGGACTCGCCGCACTGCCCTTCGCCCGGAGATCGCTTTCGCGCCTTCGTGCAAGCTAG
- a CDS encoding CHAD domain-containing protein, whose product MATSTIAHPIRTLREHVTALEAAITLCLADPAPKPVHRLRTSTRRIEAQLMLLELLPALPPHDKPARKSRRLLKKLRRAAGHARDIDVQIDLIAAETPADAPQSIQKKSLQLRQTLDKQRAAAAQRLIEILQKHQAKLALTLESLLSTLTPAEPLTLAPTQLSTLVHSWFAQNAPAEPTSDPDDPEHLHAIRKTAKLARYLAENAPKSARTPRKLARTFESVQQAGGDWHDWLILSTIARNELGKSSPLTESFTHKCHSALTAYRKRLDQLPA is encoded by the coding sequence ATGGCGACCTCCACCATCGCGCACCCCATCCGCACCCTGCGCGAGCACGTCACCGCTCTCGAAGCCGCCATTACTCTCTGCCTGGCCGACCCTGCTCCCAAGCCCGTCCATCGCCTTCGCACCAGCACCCGCCGCATCGAAGCCCAACTCATGCTGCTCGAACTCCTCCCCGCCTTACCGCCGCACGATAAGCCCGCCCGCAAATCCCGCCGCCTGCTCAAAAAACTTCGCCGTGCCGCCGGCCACGCCCGCGACATCGACGTCCAGATCGATCTCATCGCCGCCGAAACCCCCGCCGACGCCCCCCAATCCATTCAGAAAAAATCCCTCCAACTCCGACAAACCCTCGACAAACAACGTGCCGCAGCAGCCCAGCGCCTTATCGAAATCCTCCAGAAACATCAGGCCAAACTAGCCCTCACGCTGGAGTCGCTCCTCTCCACGCTCACTCCCGCCGAGCCCCTCACGCTCGCCCCGACCCAACTCTCCACCCTCGTCCATAGCTGGTTTGCCCAAAACGCACCCGCCGAACCCACATCCGATCCCGACGATCCTGAGCATCTCCACGCGATCCGCAAAACCGCAAAGCTGGCCCGCTACCTCGCCGAGAACGCGCCAAAATCCGCACGCACACCGCGCAAGCTGGCCCGCACCTTCGAGTCCGTCCAGCAAGCCGGAGGCGACTGGCACGACTGGCTCATCCTCTCCACCATCGCCCGCAACGAACTCGGCAAATCCTCCCCACTCACCGAATCCTTCACCCACAAATGCCACTCCGCACTAACCGCCTATCGCAAGCGACTCGATCAGCTTCCCGCCTAG
- a CDS encoding c-type cytochrome domain-containing protein codes for MRGLAAGLGVLAGALTALGLGVSVVRAAGPDEASRPEFYTTKVQPIFQANCYRCHGGMNHSGGLNIATRAGMMKGGHDGAVLVPGDPAKSLLVRLIRHEGPQNNPRPMPPKAKLSEADIATVERWVKAGAIMPADAPLQ; via the coding sequence ATGAGGGGGTTGGCCGCAGGGCTGGGAGTGCTTGCTGGTGCGTTGACAGCATTGGGTTTAGGGGTGAGTGTGGTGCGAGCGGCAGGGCCGGATGAGGCATCGAGGCCGGAGTTTTATACGACGAAAGTGCAACCGATCTTTCAGGCCAACTGCTATCGGTGCCATGGGGGAATGAACCATAGCGGCGGGCTGAATATTGCTACTCGGGCGGGGATGATGAAGGGCGGACACGATGGTGCGGTGCTGGTGCCGGGCGATCCGGCAAAGAGTTTGCTAGTGCGACTGATTCGTCATGAGGGCCCGCAGAATAATCCGAGACCGATGCCTCCGAAGGCGAAGCTGTCGGAGGCGGATATTGCCACGGTGGAGCGATGGGTGAAGGCAGGGGCCATCATGCCGGCGGATGCGCCGCTGCAGTAA
- a CDS encoding DUF5715 family protein, whose translation MMRSNAPITATLALATLFLSPATVLAKPAHHPAPKTTVATSTTTKKRTHKPADAQTPDPAPATRNKHTTKRRKHHHKQEETADPPIINRAAHTPAPSRRTSARTAPLSVSATDPAPRKATSADFLRAAGQAEPQETANPTVATSANDDEDTRPTPAPVSTRPSVAKPTSVVSVARASTTERPQLESVEEAASTPVILPTLYNKRGHLIVPAPLKGSHEILLRQNQVADRDGLDRIRDDDDLLDMRNKDLLVAIPTGSTLQVDERLPANRRYCRPWTAQFLSTMASAYYARFHRPLQVNSAVRTVEFQQRLLHTNGNAAPAEGETASPHLTGQAVDIAKHGLSLTEIAWMRGFLLPLVQQGKVDVEEEFQQSCFHISVYKKYLPATSTPRRSIAATHGSGTTALATGIPAIR comes from the coding sequence ATGATGCGTTCGAACGCCCCCATCACGGCCACTCTGGCGCTCGCGACCCTGTTTCTATCGCCTGCCACGGTTCTCGCCAAACCGGCGCATCATCCTGCCCCCAAGACCACCGTCGCTACCTCGACCACCACAAAGAAGCGCACCCACAAACCGGCCGACGCACAGACCCCCGATCCTGCTCCCGCGACGCGGAACAAACACACTACCAAACGACGCAAGCACCATCATAAGCAGGAAGAGACGGCCGACCCGCCCATCATCAACCGCGCTGCACACACTCCAGCCCCGAGCCGGAGAACCTCCGCAAGGACGGCGCCGCTGTCCGTCTCGGCCACAGACCCCGCACCGCGCAAGGCCACCTCCGCCGACTTCCTCCGTGCCGCCGGTCAGGCAGAGCCACAGGAAACCGCTAATCCCACAGTCGCAACCTCGGCCAACGACGACGAAGACACCCGCCCCACTCCCGCGCCAGTCTCGACCCGGCCCTCCGTCGCCAAGCCTACCTCCGTAGTCAGTGTGGCCCGCGCCTCCACCACCGAGAGACCACAGCTTGAGAGCGTCGAAGAAGCCGCGTCAACCCCGGTTATCCTGCCCACGCTCTACAACAAGCGCGGTCACCTCATCGTACCCGCTCCCCTCAAAGGCTCCCACGAGATACTCCTGCGCCAAAACCAGGTCGCCGACCGCGATGGTCTCGATCGCATCCGGGATGACGACGATCTTCTGGACATGCGCAACAAAGACCTTCTTGTCGCCATCCCTACTGGCAGCACCCTTCAGGTCGATGAACGCCTGCCCGCAAATCGCCGTTATTGCCGCCCCTGGACCGCGCAGTTTCTGTCTACGATGGCCAGCGCTTACTACGCCCGCTTCCACAGGCCGCTTCAGGTCAACTCCGCAGTCCGCACCGTCGAATTTCAGCAGCGTCTCCTTCACACCAACGGCAACGCCGCTCCCGCCGAAGGCGAAACCGCATCGCCCCACCTCACCGGCCAGGCCGTCGACATCGCTAAGCACGGCCTCTCCCTCACCGAGATCGCCTGGATGCGCGGCTTCCTCCTCCCCCTCGTGCAACAGGGCAAAGTCGACGTCGAAGAGGAGTTCCAGCAGTCCTGCTTCCACATCAGCGTCTACAAAAAATATCTACCGGCCACATCCACTCCCAGACGTAGCATCGCCGCAACTCACGGGAGCGGAACAACCGCCCTCGCCACGGGCATTCCAGCCATCCGGTAA
- a CDS encoding Gfo/Idh/MocA family protein, protein MPVRFEILGFGHHAVRRLLPAFAKCEHAVLTGMWRRDQAAAAKNCAEYGIVHCFSSREALCASSEVDVVFITSPDAMHKDDTLLAFRHGKAVLCEKPLSMNATEAAEMASAATAAGLLFGVAQNFRYNHTLEWMKEQIEAGRIGVPQLAHAQYAYTATKAPRKWITDPSLACGGPIADVGVHCIDALRFVLGEDVRSVSTLARKDEVSGAVEAVASLQLEMTGGVYANVTASARAPYRTLVEIVGSDGVLVAENGLTVDRPVKLELRRDGELVETATLENGDGYTRMLDDFALALRGEGRFRATGEDGVHNMRVLDAAFSSWTSGTRETV, encoded by the coding sequence ATGCCTGTCCGCTTTGAGATCCTTGGCTTCGGCCATCATGCGGTGCGCAGGCTGCTGCCTGCGTTTGCCAAGTGCGAACATGCGGTGCTGACTGGGATGTGGCGGCGCGATCAGGCGGCTGCCGCGAAGAATTGCGCCGAGTATGGGATTGTGCATTGCTTTTCTTCGCGAGAGGCGCTGTGCGCATCGTCTGAGGTTGATGTGGTGTTCATCACGTCACCGGATGCGATGCACAAAGACGATACGCTGCTGGCGTTCAGGCACGGCAAGGCTGTGTTGTGCGAAAAGCCGCTGTCGATGAATGCAACTGAGGCGGCGGAGATGGCTTCGGCTGCCACGGCCGCTGGGTTGCTGTTCGGTGTGGCGCAGAATTTTCGTTACAACCATACGCTCGAGTGGATGAAGGAGCAGATCGAGGCGGGGCGCATTGGGGTGCCGCAGCTTGCTCATGCTCAGTATGCGTATACTGCGACGAAGGCTCCGAGGAAGTGGATTACCGATCCGAGTTTGGCTTGTGGCGGTCCTATCGCCGACGTGGGCGTGCACTGCATTGACGCGTTGCGGTTCGTGCTGGGTGAGGATGTGCGAAGCGTGAGTACGCTGGCGCGTAAGGATGAGGTTTCCGGTGCAGTGGAGGCGGTGGCCTCGTTGCAACTGGAGATGACGGGTGGAGTTTATGCGAATGTGACGGCGAGTGCTCGTGCGCCTTATCGGACGCTGGTTGAGATTGTGGGAAGTGATGGGGTGCTGGTGGCCGAGAACGGCCTGACTGTTGACCGTCCCGTGAAACTTGAGCTGCGGCGAGATGGCGAGTTGGTTGAGACCGCTACGCTGGAAAACGGCGATGGTTATACCCGGATGCTGGATGATTTTGCGCTGGCGTTGCGTGGCGAGGGCAGATTCCGCGCTACGGGTGAGGATGGGGTCCACAATATGCGGGTATTGGATGCGGCCTTTAGTAGCTGGACATCCGGCACGAGGGAGACGGTTTAG